CAGACGTACATGCGCATCAAGTCCACGGTGGAGACCGCGCGATTACGCGGTCAGGATCCCGTCGCGGTTCTGATCAACCTCATCCGCTGACGCTAATCACAGACCCCTGGCTCTGGGTCGTTGTTGAGCTCCGGACTCGATTCTCTTACCATTCACTGCGCTGGCCACATCAGTCTCTCTCCGACTGGCGGTGAGAAGGTCAGAAAAGCAGGGTCGACGACACACCGTGTTTAAGCCGCAGAAGCGCGTTCTGAATGCCGTCCAGCCCAGCAACGTCTTACCCCTACACTAGAAGCGATCCAAAAATTTCCCTCCCAGCGCTCTACGTTCAGTCCCTTGGCTCCGTTTCAGTGCATGGTTCTTGACTTCAGCTGTATACCAAGCTAAACTGCTCTTATCAATCAAACGACAAGCCGCCTGTGAGGCGGATTTTTTATGGTCCAATTTCGGTCTGCTCCAATCCCAGCCGACCCAGGGATTCGGCACAGGCGGGACGCACGCTGGAAAACATGGGACTTCCAATGCTGGAGCTGATCATTGCGGCAGGCGAGCGACGAGCCGAAGAGCAGCGGGCCACAACGTGGGGCCGCCCTACGCTGGCCCGCCGGAGTGAGCTGCCCGCCCTGACCTCCACCCCCGCTCAGCCCGGCGCGTCCTCACTGCCCATGAAAACCGACTGGGCGCTGGTATCGCCGCTGAGCTTGAAGTACTCTCCGCTGGCTTGCAGTACCCACGCGCCGCGCGTATCGGCCCACTCGGTGCCGAGCAGGGCCAGCAGCTTGGCTTTCTGGCGGTCCTCGAACACCGGGGCGATGACCTCCACCCGCCTGTCGAGGTTGCGGCTCATCCAGTCGGCAGAACCGAAATACACATCGGGCGCGCGGCCCTTGCCATCGGCGGCGTCGCCCGCGAAAGCGTAGATGCGGGCATGTTCCAGAAAGCGCCCGATGAGGCTACGGACCTCGATGTGCTCGGACAGGCCCGGCACGCCGGGGCGCAGGCAGCACACCCCGCGCACCATCAGCTCGATTCGCACGCCCGCTTGGGACGCCTGATACAGCGCCTCGATCATGCCGGGGTCAGTGAGCTGGTTGAACTTGAGCCGCGCCCAGCCGGGCTTGCCCACCGCCACGTTGGCCGCTTCTCTCTCCAGCAACCGGATGAAGCCGCTGCGGGCAGTGTCGGGGGCCACCAGCAGGTAAGCGTAGTCGGCCTCGGCGTAGCCGGTCAGGTGATTGAACAGCGCTGCCACGTCTGCGCCGAGTTCCTCGCGGGCCGAGAGCAGCGAGAGGTCGGTGTAGAGCCGGGCGGTCTTGGGATTGTAGTTACCGGTGCCGATGTGCACGTAGCGCTTGAGTTGCTCACCCTCACGGCGCACCACCAGCGTGACCTTGCCGTGGGTCTTGAGACCGCTGACGCCGTACACCACGTGCGCCCCGACCCGCTCCAGCTCACGCGCCGAGGAGATGTTGCGCTGCTCGTCGAACCTGGCCTTGAGCTCGATCAGGGCCACCACCTGCTTGCCGTTCTCGGCGGCGGTCCTGAGTGCGCCGATGAGGCGCGGATCGTCGCCGGTGCGGTAGAGGGTCTGCTTGATGGCCAGCACATCGGGGTCGCTGGCCGCCGCCTGCACGAAGGCCAGCACGTTGGTAAACGAATCGTACGGGTGGTGCAGCAGCACGTCGCCCTGCTGCAAGGTGTGGAAAATGCCCTGATCGTCCTCGCCGTCCAGATCCGGCACACGCGGCGAGAACAGTGGGAACTGCAAATCCGGGCGCTCGACCGGCAGACCCATCAGGTTGGCGGTGCCCAGCGGGCCTTGCAGCTCGAAGATGTCCTCGTCAGCGAGTTTCAGGCGGCTTCGCAGAAGGTCCAGCATCTCGCCGGGCATGTCTCTGGTGACTTCCAGCCGCACCGCCGAGCCGAAGCGCCGCCGCCGCAGGCCGTCCTCGATGGTCGCCAGCAGGTCCTCGGCCTCGTCCTCGTCGAACTCGTAATCAGTATTGCGGGTGACCCTGAAGACGTGCGCGCGGATGACCGTGCGACCCCGGAACAGCTCGCCCAGGTGCTCGGCAATCACATCTTCGAGCAGCAGCAGGTGCTCGCCGCAGCGCACGATGCGCGGCAAGACCCCTACTGGCACCTTGACGCGGGCGAAGTCGGGGGCCTCGCCGCTTCCGGCGTCGAGCAGCACCGCCAGATTCAGGCTGAGGTTACTGATATACGGAAACGGGTGACTCGGATCGACGATCAGCGGGGTCAGCACCGGCTGAATCTGCGAGAGGTACTGCGCCCGCAGGGTGGCCCGCGCCCGCTTGCCCAGGTCCTTGACGCGCCCGATCTCCACGCCCTGCGACTGGAGGCTCTTGAAGATCTCGCGGGTGGTCTTCTCGATACTTTGCAGCATCACGTGGGTGCGCGACCTCACCAGGTTGAGCACTTCCCTGGGCAGCAGGCCGTCCAGGCTCTTGGTGGTCACGTTGGCGGCGATCTGGCGGTGAATGCCCGCCACCCGCACCATGAAGAACTCGTCGAGGTTGCTGCCGCAGATGGCTGCGTAGCTCAGGCGCTCCAGCAGGGGGTTGCGCTCGTTTCTGGCCTCGAACAGCACCCGCTCGTTGAAGGCCAGCCACGACAGCTCGCGGTTGAGATACGTGCTGTCCAGCACGGCGCTGGTGCTCTGGGTCTGGTCCTTGACGCCTTCGGGCAGCGGCCCCGGCCTGGGCAGCTTGGCATTCTTGCCGTTGTGGTGTTTGTGGGCCGCTCTGGCGTTGGCTTCAGCCGCCTCAGGCTGGGCCTTGACGGAAAGGGCTTTGGCGAGCGCCGACTTCTGGGTTGATTTGTTCATGACAGGGACTCACCACTTTGGCTCGGTTTTTTGGAGGTTTTTAGTCGGTGTGGGGCGTGCGGGTCTGACCCGGTCCAGGGGCTTTCCATTCAGTAGACCGGGGGTCAGGGCCGCGTGAAGGGAGTGCCGGGCGAGGTGGCCCCGCACCTCACGGCGAGAGGATGTCCTGAGCCTAGCGCTTACGAAGGCCAGCACAAAACTGAGAAAATAAAGACCGCCCTCACGCGCCCCCAGCACAAGTGCGGCTCAGGTGCAGCCCGGATACAGCTCAGGCTTGCGGCATCACCCGGTCTCGTCCGGCATGTTTGGCGGCGTAGAGCCGCAGGTCCACCTGGCTCAGCCACGCCGCCGCCGAGGTCACTTCACGGGCGTGGGCCACGCCGCAACTGGCGGTGATATGGAGTCCTGCGGGCATGGCGCAGCGCCGCACCGCGTCCAGTAAGCGCTGGGCCGCCGCCAGGGCACCTGCCTGGTTCACATTGGAGAGCAGAATCAGAAATTCCTCACCGCCCCAGCGCGAAACCACGTCGTCCGGACCTACCGCTCCTTGCAGGGCCGAGGCGAAACATTGCAGCACCTGATCGCCTGTCAGATGCCCGTGCTGGTCGTTGACCTGCTTGAAATGATCGATGTCAAGCAGCAGCGCCGCCGAATTCGCATTGGCCTTGGATGTCAGCACCCGTTCGAGTTGCCAGTACATCGCCCGGCGGTTGGTCAGGCCTGTCAGGGCGTCGGTTTCGGCCAGCTTCTGAAACACCTGGGTTTCGCGGCGCTCGGCGCTCACCCGTTGCCCGAACACCGAAAGGTGGGCGATCAGCAGCACGATCAGGGCCATTTCGAGCAGCAGGGTCGTGTCACCGCCCTTGAGCAGGGTCAGGGCCACAACAATGAAGTACAGCGCCGCCGAATAGAGCGCCGCCAGAGAAGCGGGCAGGATGCTGAACGCCGCCAGAAACAGAAACACCCCGACGAAATACAGCCGGGCCTGTGGCACGTCCGGTGATTGAAAGGCGGCCACCAGTGCGAAGGCCACGGCCGCCGAGGCGACCCCCAGCACGCCGAAATCAATCCACTGCACCGGAATGGTGCGGCGCAGCAGCAGTGGAATCAGGCTGCCGCACAGCAGCGCCCCGAACACCGGTTCCCCGTGAAGTGCCTGCCAGTGCAGGCCATTCTGAAAGCCGCCGCCCTGGAA
This portion of the Deinococcus rubellus genome encodes:
- the ppk1 gene encoding polyphosphate kinase 1, with protein sequence MNKSTQKSALAKALSVKAQPEAAEANARAAHKHHNGKNAKLPRPGPLPEGVKDQTQSTSAVLDSTYLNRELSWLAFNERVLFEARNERNPLLERLSYAAICGSNLDEFFMVRVAGIHRQIAANVTTKSLDGLLPREVLNLVRSRTHVMLQSIEKTTREIFKSLQSQGVEIGRVKDLGKRARATLRAQYLSQIQPVLTPLIVDPSHPFPYISNLSLNLAVLLDAGSGEAPDFARVKVPVGVLPRIVRCGEHLLLLEDVIAEHLGELFRGRTVIRAHVFRVTRNTDYEFDEDEAEDLLATIEDGLRRRRFGSAVRLEVTRDMPGEMLDLLRSRLKLADEDIFELQGPLGTANLMGLPVERPDLQFPLFSPRVPDLDGEDDQGIFHTLQQGDVLLHHPYDSFTNVLAFVQAAASDPDVLAIKQTLYRTGDDPRLIGALRTAAENGKQVVALIELKARFDEQRNISSARELERVGAHVVYGVSGLKTHGKVTLVVRREGEQLKRYVHIGTGNYNPKTARLYTDLSLLSAREELGADVAALFNHLTGYAEADYAYLLVAPDTARSGFIRLLEREAANVAVGKPGWARLKFNQLTDPGMIEALYQASQAGVRIELMVRGVCCLRPGVPGLSEHIEVRSLIGRFLEHARIYAFAGDAADGKGRAPDVYFGSADWMSRNLDRRVEVIAPVFEDRQKAKLLALLGTEWADTRGAWVLQASGEYFKLSGDTSAQSVFMGSEDAPG
- a CDS encoding GGDEF domain-containing protein, with protein sequence MKPIPGLIRLRTAPGVRTEELRRRVYLGVAALACLSQLTVTGLDIFQGGGFQNGLHWQALHGEPVFGALLCGSLIPLLLRRTIPVQWIDFGVLGVASAAVAFALVAAFQSPDVPQARLYFVGVFLFLAAFSILPASLAALYSAALYFIVVALTLLKGGDTTLLLEMALIVLLIAHLSVFGQRVSAERRETQVFQKLAETDALTGLTNRRAMYWQLERVLTSKANANSAALLLDIDHFKQVNDQHGHLTGDQVLQCFASALQGAVGPDDVVSRWGGEEFLILLSNVNQAGALAAAQRLLDAVRRCAMPAGLHITASCGVAHAREVTSAAAWLSQVDLRLYAAKHAGRDRVMPQA